In a single window of the Phaeobacter sp. G2 genome:
- a CDS encoding NAD(P)-dependent oxidoreductase encodes MAKIAFLGLGVMGYPMAGHLKSAGHDVSVYNRTTAKAEAWAQAHDASFAATPREAVEGAEFVMSCVGNDDDLRAVCLGADGAFAGMTAGSVFVDHTTVSAKVTRELYAAAGESGISFVDAPISGGQAGAENGVLSVMCGGDVAAFERAEPVIGAYARICRRIGDSGAGQMTKMCNQIAIAGLVQGLSEALHFAEKAGLDGRSVVEVISQGAAGSWQMANRYETMLDDQFEHGFAVDWMRKDLGICLDAANETGASLPVTALVDQFYKEVQKLGGGRWDTSSLVKRLRALD; translated from the coding sequence ATGGCAAAAATCGCATTTTTGGGGTTGGGGGTTATGGGCTACCCGATGGCGGGTCATCTGAAATCCGCAGGCCATGACGTCAGCGTTTACAACCGCACAACCGCAAAGGCCGAAGCCTGGGCGCAGGCCCATGACGCCAGCTTTGCGGCCACGCCCCGTGAAGCCGTAGAGGGGGCAGAATTTGTCATGTCCTGCGTTGGCAATGATGACGATCTGCGGGCGGTCTGTCTGGGGGCGGATGGCGCCTTTGCCGGGATGACGGCAGGCAGCGTGTTTGTTGATCACACGACGGTCTCGGCCAAGGTCACGCGTGAGCTATACGCAGCGGCAGGCGAGAGCGGTATTTCGTTTGTGGATGCGCCGATTTCCGGCGGGCAGGCCGGCGCGGAAAATGGCGTTTTGTCGGTGATGTGCGGCGGCGATGTTGCGGCCTTTGAACGGGCAGAACCGGTGATCGGGGCCTACGCCCGCATTTGCCGCCGCATTGGCGACAGCGGCGCGGGCCAAATGACCAAGATGTGCAACCAGATTGCCATTGCAGGCCTGGTCCAGGGGCTGAGCGAAGCGTTGCATTTTGCCGAAAAGGCCGGTCTGGATGGCCGATCCGTGGTCGAGGTGATCAGCCAGGGTGCCGCTGGCAGCTGGCAGATGGCAAACCGCTATGAAACCATGTTGGATGACCAGTTCGAACATGGCTTTGCGGTGGATTGGATGCGCAAGGATCTGGGGATCTGTCTCGATGCGGCCAATGAAACCGGAGCCAGCCTGCCGGTCACGGCCCTGGTGGATCAATTCTACAAAGAGGTGCAAAAACTCGGCGGTGGCCGTTGGGATACATCTTCTTTGGTTAAACGTCTGCGGGCCTTGGATTGA
- a CDS encoding penicillin acylase family protein produces the protein MARLFRWLLRLAAALILLILIASGLAYYLAAQSLPEYDKQISLPGLSAPVEIIRDNANVPHIFGSFGASDEDVYFGLGYAHAQDRLWQMAVLRRTAQGRLSEIFGRRTLESDLFVRRLDIYGLSQQSVSAQSAEALQSLKAYSAGVNARILEINENALGRGAPEMFLFNMPMAPWQPADSIAVMKLMALRSSHHLQDEVLRARTSLALADPERLQDILPDAPGKGITTLPEYASLFPGLPRYASAAPLPPKSSLFPVSPRGFGGASNAWAAAPNRSAAGGSLLANDPHLTLSAPGSWYLARMELATGGIIGGTIPGIPAILTGRSEQLGWGITASFLDDQDLFIEKLNPDTPEEYLTPQGYQTFTKRPSIIKIKDEPPVTLTLRWSENGPILPGSLFGLSAITPPGHVVSLGWTALDPHDTSLTAAIDLMRSSNVSQAIAAGEGFIAPSQNLVLADRATIAQKTIGAFPARDARHHSKGRLPSQGWQRVNRWLGRAPYAANPEFTSPRGGILGNTNNKILQRPFPSHVSYSWGDTQRVNRWRRLMQSREVHTRDSFMEAQLDTVSYTARSLLPLIGADLWFTGGAAEDGSREKQRQTALTLLSEWNGEMNEHLPEPLLYAAWLRALQSRLIADDLGPLASEFSQVDPLFIERVYRNVEGAGSWCDVRQSAPQETCTDMARLALDDALIWIEERYGPALESLRWGDAHQATQDHETLGDVPVLRFFVNIRQSTSGGDNTLQRGLTSGKGPNPFQNIHAAGYRGVYDFADPDSSLFILATGQSGHFLSRNYDDMAQLWRRGEYVPMSLDEDLARAAAVGVTKINPRN, from the coding sequence ATGGCACGTCTTTTTCGCTGGCTTTTGCGGCTGGCAGCAGCACTGATTCTGCTGATCCTGATCGCCAGCGGTCTGGCCTATTACCTCGCGGCCCAGTCTTTGCCCGAATACGACAAGCAGATCTCTCTGCCCGGTCTGTCTGCACCGGTGGAGATTATCCGCGACAACGCCAATGTTCCGCATATTTTTGGCAGCTTTGGCGCCAGTGACGAAGACGTTTATTTTGGCCTCGGATATGCCCATGCGCAGGACCGTTTATGGCAAATGGCGGTGCTGCGGCGCACCGCCCAGGGGCGGCTGTCCGAGATTTTTGGACGCCGCACCCTCGAGAGCGATTTGTTTGTGCGCCGCCTCGATATTTACGGGCTGTCCCAGCAGTCGGTCTCGGCCCAGTCAGCGGAGGCGCTGCAATCACTCAAAGCCTATTCTGCTGGGGTGAATGCGCGCATCCTGGAAATCAACGAAAACGCCCTGGGACGGGGGGCGCCCGAGATGTTCCTGTTCAACATGCCGATGGCCCCCTGGCAGCCAGCCGATAGCATCGCCGTGATGAAACTCATGGCGCTGCGCTCATCGCACCACCTGCAGGATGAGGTTTTGCGGGCGCGAACCTCCCTGGCGCTCGCCGATCCCGAACGCCTGCAGGACATTCTGCCCGACGCCCCCGGTAAGGGCATCACCACTCTGCCCGAATACGCCAGTCTTTTCCCGGGTCTGCCCCGCTATGCCAGCGCTGCCCCACTGCCCCCCAAGAGCAGCCTGTTTCCAGTCTCCCCGCGTGGCTTTGGCGGTGCCTCCAACGCCTGGGCCGCTGCCCCCAATCGCTCTGCCGCGGGGGGCAGCCTTTTGGCCAATGATCCACATCTGACGCTTTCGGCGCCTGGCAGCTGGTATTTGGCCCGCATGGAACTGGCAACTGGCGGTATAATCGGCGGCACCATTCCTGGCATTCCCGCCATCCTGACCGGGCGTTCAGAACAGCTCGGCTGGGGCATTACCGCATCTTTTCTGGATGATCAGGATCTGTTCATCGAAAAACTAAACCCGGACACCCCCGAGGAATACCTCACCCCGCAGGGTTATCAGACCTTTACCAAACGCCCCTCGATCATCAAAATCAAGGATGAACCACCAGTGACACTGACCCTGCGCTGGAGTGAAAACGGCCCCATTTTGCCGGGGTCGCTGTTTGGACTGTCGGCGATTACCCCGCCAGGGCATGTTGTCAGCCTGGGCTGGACCGCGCTGGATCCACACGACACATCCCTGACGGCAGCCATTGACCTGATGCGCAGCTCGAACGTCAGCCAAGCCATTGCTGCAGGCGAAGGCTTCATTGCCCCCTCACAGAACCTGGTATTGGCGGACAGAGCCACAATTGCCCAGAAAACCATCGGCGCCTTTCCGGCGCGCGATGCCCGCCATCATAGCAAGGGACGCCTGCCCAGCCAGGGTTGGCAGCGGGTGAACCGTTGGCTGGGGCGCGCGCCCTATGCCGCCAATCCTGAATTCACCAGCCCGCGCGGCGGCATACTGGGTAACACAAACAACAAAATTCTGCAGCGCCCCTTCCCCAGCCATGTCTCCTATAGCTGGGGCGATACCCAGCGGGTCAACCGCTGGCGCCGCTTGATGCAAAGCCGCGAAGTACACACCCGCGACAGCTTCATGGAGGCCCAGCTTGACACCGTGTCCTACACCGCGCGTTCCCTGCTGCCTTTGATCGGAGCAGACCTGTGGTTCACCGGCGGCGCCGCAGAGGATGGCAGCCGCGAAAAGCAGCGCCAGACCGCCCTGACGCTGTTGTCAGAATGGAACGGTGAGATGAATGAACATCTGCCCGAACCGCTGCTCTATGCCGCCTGGCTCCGCGCACTTCAGTCCCGCCTGATCGCCGATGATCTGGGACCGCTGGCGAGTGAGTTCAGCCAGGTGGATCCATTGTTCATCGAACGGGTCTACCGCAATGTAGAGGGGGCGGGCAGCTGGTGTGACGTACGCCAAAGCGCGCCGCAGGAAACCTGCACCGATATGGCCCGCTTGGCGCTGGATGACGCCCTGATCTGGATCGAGGAGCGCTATGGCCCTGCCCTTGAGTCCCTGCGCTGGGGGGATGCCCATCAGGCCACCCAGGATCACGAAACCCTGGGGGACGTTCCTGTCTTGCGGTTCTTTGTGAATATCCGTCAGTCAACCAGCGGCGGTGATAACACCCTGCAACGGGGGCTCACCTCTGGAAAAGGTCCCAACCCGTTCCAGAATATTCATGCTGCGGGCTACCGTGGGGTCTATGATTTTGCCGACCCGGACAGCTCTTTGTTCATTCTGGCCACGGGGCAGTCCGGGCATTTCCTATCCCGCAACTACGATGACATGGCCCAGCTGTGGCGACGCGGTGAATATGTGCCCATGTCGCTGGACGAAGATCTTGCCCGCGCTGCTGCGGTTGGTGTCACCAAAATCAACCCCAGGAACTGA
- a CDS encoding cation:proton antiporter: protein MQNLATPLIVMGILFFVGLAADRIGRKLRLPRVTLLLGFGLVVGQAGFDLLPDAITDLYQVVAIVALSAVAVLLGSSLSINNLRGHGRIVIIVSLCVVLVTQAVVTIGLWGFGLPLALAMVLGALATATDPAATYDVIDQSGQDNSFTKRLKGIVAIDDAWGLLAFSLTMLALRLFGDIAGAGEESPLTAAAYELGGSIALGVAIGWPGAFLIGRFSDGEPLRIEALGLIFLTAGLSLLLGLSYLIAGMTVGAVIVNHARHHSRAFDEVRSFEWPFLIVFFVLAGASLDARALILAGGAGFGYALFRILGRLLGGWVGGLAAQAPAQESRHYGAAMLPQAGVAIGMALAASEQLPAYGDLITALAIGTTAGFELIGPVVTAYVLSRQGNANKSN from the coding sequence ATGCAAAACCTCGCAACCCCTCTTATTGTGATGGGCATATTGTTCTTTGTCGGTTTGGCTGCCGACCGCATCGGGCGGAAACTGCGGCTGCCACGGGTGACGCTGTTGCTGGGCTTTGGCTTGGTGGTGGGTCAGGCCGGGTTTGACCTGTTGCCGGACGCGATTACTGATCTGTACCAGGTGGTGGCGATTGTCGCCCTCAGCGCTGTCGCCGTTCTGTTGGGCAGCTCGCTCTCGATCAATAACCTGCGGGGGCATGGGCGTATCGTGATCATCGTCTCGCTCTGCGTCGTGTTGGTGACCCAGGCGGTGGTGACCATTGGGCTCTGGGGCTTTGGTCTGCCGCTGGCCCTGGCTATGGTGCTGGGCGCCCTGGCCACCGCCACCGATCCTGCAGCCACCTATGATGTCATTGACCAGTCCGGCCAGGACAACTCCTTCACCAAAAGACTAAAGGGCATTGTCGCCATTGACGATGCCTGGGGGCTTTTGGCCTTTAGCCTGACAATGCTCGCACTGCGCCTGTTTGGCGACATCGCCGGAGCCGGAGAGGAATCGCCCCTGACCGCTGCCGCCTATGAGCTTGGCGGATCTATTGCTTTGGGGGTTGCCATCGGCTGGCCGGGTGCCTTTCTGATTGGTCGGTTTTCCGACGGCGAACCGCTCAGGATCGAAGCGCTGGGCCTGATTTTTCTCACCGCAGGTCTGTCGCTGTTACTGGGGCTGTCCTATCTTATTGCGGGCATGACCGTCGGCGCCGTGATCGTCAATCACGCCCGCCACCACAGCCGCGCCTTTGACGAAGTGCGCAGCTTTGAATGGCCTTTCTTGATTGTCTTCTTTGTGCTTGCTGGCGCGTCTTTGGATGCACGCGCCCTGATTTTGGCAGGGGGCGCTGGTTTTGGCTATGCGCTGTTTCGCATTTTGGGGCGTCTTCTTGGAGGCTGGGTCGGTGGCCTGGCAGCACAGGCCCCGGCACAAGAAAGCCGCCACTACGGCGCTGCCATGCTGCCGCAAGCGGGGGTAGCCATCGGGATGGCACTGGCGGCCTCGGAACAACTGCCCGCCTATGGCGATCTGATCACCGCACTGGCCATCGGCACAACTGCGGGGTTCGAGCTGATTGGCCCTGTGGTCACGGCCTATGTTTTGTCCCGGCAAGGCAATGCAAACAAATCTAACTGA
- the mfd gene encoding transcription-repair coupling factor, whose translation MAQRAITMGGAPEGFDARLILDELAKSSQPVLHIARDDKRMEAMRAALAFFAPEMPVLIFPGWDCLPYDRVSPNADVAAARMACLAALVHQMPKQFILLTTLNAASQRVPTRDVLRQAAFSARVDQRVDEKSLREFLVRMGFVQSPTVMEPGDYAIRGGIIDIFPPGDSGPVRLDFFGDVLDGIRRFDPASQRTTQTLDLIELAPVSEVILDEAAITRFRQNYRIEFGAAGTDDPLYEAVSAGRKHQGIEHWLPFFHDKLETLFDYLPKATVTIDDQVTPARLARWDSIEDQYETRKIAMSQKGRMDTVYKPTPPGLLYLDDAAWEEAVAPLRRIQLHPLAQASGPGVVDAGGRIGRNFSPERQQENVSLFGALADHIKARLQEGPVVVASYSEGARERLTGLIEDEGLAEVIPVMDGTRIGKSGLHLAVWALEHGFQTDDLTVISEQDVLGDRLIRAPKKRRKAENFLTETQSLSPGDLVVHVDHGIGRYMGMEVVRAAGAAHECLLLEYAEESKLYLPVENIELLSKYGHDEAFLDRLGGGAWQAKKAKLKERIREMADKLIRIAAERALRRAPAMDPPPHAWEEFSARFPYQETDDQLRAIEDVMADLTSGQPMDRLICGDVGFGKTEVAMRAAFVAAMSGVQVAVIAPTTLLARQHAASFAERFRGFPLEVRQLSRFVTAKEAAKTREGMAKGTVDIVIGTHALLAKNIRFNNLGLLIIDEEQHFGVGHKERLKQLRSDIHVLTLTATPIPRTLQLSLTGVRDLSIIGTPPVDRLAIRTYVSEFDAVTLREALLREHYRGGQSFYVVPRISDLPEIEAFLKEQLPELSYMVAHGQMAPGELDDRMNAFYDGKYDVLLATTIVESGLDIPTANTMVVHRADMFGLSQLYQIRGRVGRSKTRAYAYLTTKPRQRLTPAAEKRLRVLGSLDTLGAGFTLASQDLDIRGAGNLLGEEQSGQMRDVGYELYQSMLEEAIAKIRSGELEGLSDGDEQWAPQINLGVPVLIPEAYVPDLDVRLGLYRRLSSLTTKVELEGFAAELIDRFGKLPKEVNTLMLVVRIKAMCKRAGISKLDAGPKGATLQFHNDKFASPQGLVDFIQGQNGLAKVKDNKIVVRRDWKKDSDKIKGAFAIARDLAERLIAERKKAKAK comes from the coding sequence ATGGCGCAAAGAGCGATTACCATGGGCGGCGCCCCCGAAGGGTTTGACGCCCGGCTGATCCTGGATGAGCTGGCCAAATCCAGCCAACCCGTCTTGCATATCGCCCGCGATGACAAACGGATGGAGGCCATGCGGGCCGCGCTTGCGTTTTTTGCGCCAGAAATGCCGGTGCTGATCTTCCCCGGTTGGGACTGTCTGCCCTATGATCGGGTCTCACCCAATGCGGATGTGGCGGCGGCGCGGATGGCCTGCCTGGCGGCACTGGTGCACCAGATGCCTAAACAGTTCATCCTGTTGACCACGCTGAATGCCGCCAGCCAGCGGGTGCCGACGCGCGATGTGTTGCGCCAGGCGGCCTTTTCGGCGCGGGTGGATCAGCGGGTTGATGAAAAATCCCTGCGTGAATTCCTGGTGCGTATGGGTTTTGTGCAAAGCCCCACGGTGATGGAACCGGGGGACTATGCCATTCGCGGCGGCATTATTGATATCTTCCCCCCGGGCGACAGCGGCCCGGTGCGGCTGGATTTCTTTGGCGATGTTCTGGACGGTATCCGCCGGTTTGATCCCGCCAGTCAGCGCACCACCCAAACCCTGGATCTGATCGAACTGGCTCCGGTTTCCGAAGTGATCCTGGATGAGGCCGCCATCACCCGGTTCCGACAGAATTACCGGATCGAGTTTGGCGCCGCCGGCACCGATGATCCGCTGTATGAAGCGGTGAGCGCCGGGCGCAAACATCAGGGTATTGAGCATTGGTTGCCATTCTTCCACGATAAACTGGAAACGCTGTTTGACTACCTGCCAAAGGCCACGGTCACGATCGACGATCAGGTCACCCCGGCGCGTCTGGCGCGCTGGGACAGCATCGAAGACCAGTACGAGACCCGCAAGATCGCCATGAGCCAGAAGGGGCGAATGGATACGGTTTACAAACCCACTCCGCCGGGGCTGCTCTATCTGGATGATGCCGCCTGGGAGGAAGCCGTGGCGCCCCTGCGGCGCATTCAGCTGCATCCTCTGGCGCAGGCCTCGGGGCCAGGTGTGGTGGATGCTGGTGGCCGTATTGGTCGCAACTTCTCGCCCGAGCGGCAGCAGGAAAATGTCAGCCTTTTTGGGGCATTGGCCGACCACATTAAGGCGCGTCTGCAGGAGGGGCCGGTTGTTGTTGCCTCCTATTCCGAGGGCGCGCGCGAACGGCTGACCGGGCTGATCGAGGACGAAGGTCTGGCAGAAGTCATCCCGGTGATGGATGGCACAAGGATCGGAAAATCCGGGCTGCATCTGGCGGTTTGGGCGCTGGAGCATGGGTTTCAGACCGACGATTTGACGGTAATCTCAGAGCAGGATGTGCTGGGGGACCGGTTGATCCGGGCGCCCAAGAAACGCCGCAAGGCAGAGAATTTCCTAACCGAAACACAGTCGCTCAGCCCGGGTGATCTGGTGGTGCATGTGGACCATGGCATTGGCCGTTACATGGGGATGGAGGTGGTGCGCGCCGCCGGGGCCGCCCATGAATGCCTGCTGCTGGAATATGCCGAGGAGTCCAAGCTTTACCTGCCGGTAGAGAATATCGAACTGCTGTCCAAATACGGCCACGACGAGGCCTTTCTGGATCGTCTTGGCGGCGGCGCCTGGCAGGCGAAAAAGGCCAAGCTCAAGGAACGCATCCGCGAGATGGCGGATAAGCTTATCCGCATTGCCGCCGAACGGGCCCTGCGCCGTGCCCCGGCAATGGATCCGCCACCCCATGCCTGGGAGGAATTCTCGGCTCGCTTCCCCTATCAGGAAACCGACGATCAGCTGCGTGCGATTGAGGATGTAATGGCGGACCTGACCTCGGGCCAGCCGATGGACCGGTTGATCTGTGGCGATGTGGGCTTTGGCAAAACCGAAGTCGCCATGCGGGCAGCCTTTGTGGCGGCCATGTCGGGCGTGCAGGTGGCGGTGATTGCGCCAACCACCCTTTTGGCGCGGCAGCACGCTGCGTCCTTTGCCGAACGGTTTCGGGGGTTTCCATTGGAGGTCAGACAGTTGTCGCGCTTTGTTACGGCAAAAGAGGCGGCCAAAACCCGCGAAGGCATGGCCAAGGGCACGGTTGATATCGTCATCGGCACCCATGCCTTGCTGGCCAAAAACATCCGGTTCAACAACCTCGGCCTGTTGATCATCGACGAGGAACAGCACTTTGGTGTTGGCCACAAAGAACGGCTGAAACAGCTGCGCTCGGATATCCATGTGCTGACCCTGACCGCGACGCCAATCCCGCGCACCCTACAGTTGAGCCTCACCGGGGTGCGTGATTTGTCGATCATCGGTACGCCACCAGTGGACCGTCTGGCGATCCGCACCTATGTCAGCGAATTTGACGCGGTTACATTGCGCGAGGCGCTGTTGCGCGAACATTATCGCGGTGGGCAAAGCTTTTACGTGGTGCCCCGCATCTCGGATCTGCCCGAAATCGAGGCCTTCCTGAAAGAGCAATTGCCCGAACTCAGCTATATGGTGGCCCATGGTCAGATGGCCCCGGGTGAGCTGGATGACCGGATGAACGCCTTTTACGACGGCAAATACGACGTACTGTTGGCGACCACGATTGTTGAAAGCGGTCTAGATATTCCAACCGCCAATACCATGGTGGTGCATCGTGCCGATATGTTTGGCCTGTCGCAGCTCTATCAGATCCGGGGCCGTGTGGGCCGCTCCAAGACCCGCGCCTATGCCTATCTCACCACCAAGCCACGCCAACGCCTGACACCGGCCGCAGAAAAGCGCCTGCGGGTGCTGGGCTCGCTTGATACTCTGGGCGCCGGCTTTACCCTTGCCAGCCAAGACCTTGATATTCGGGGCGCAGGCAACCTGCTGGGTGAAGAACAATCCGGCCAGATGCGCGACGTCGGATATGAGCTGTACCAGTCGATGCTGGAAGAGGCGATTGCCAAGATCCGTTCCGGTGAGCTGGAAGGCTTGAGCGACGGGGATGAGCAATGGGCGCCGCAGATTAACCTGGGCGTGCCGGTGTTGATCCCAGAGGCCTATGTGCCGGACCTTGATGTGCGCCTGGGGCTGTATCGCCGTCTTTCCTCCCTAACCACCAAGGTGGAGCTGGAAGGTTTTGCCGCTGAGCTGATTGACCGATTTGGAAAATTGCCAAAAGAAGTCAATACCTTGATGCTGGTTGTTCGCATCAAGGCCATGTGCAAACGCGCAGGCATTTCCAAACTGGACGCAGGCCCCAAGGGCGCGACACTACAGTTCCACAATGACAAATTTGCCTCGCCGCAGGGGCTGGTTGACTTCATTCAGGGGCAAAATGGTCTGGCCAAGGTCAAGGACAACAAAATCGTGGTGCGCCGCGACTGGAAGAAGGACAGCGACAAAATCAAAGGTGCCTTTGCCATCGCTCGCGATCTGGCAGAGCGTTTGATTGCCGAACGGAAAAAAGCCAAGGCCAAATAG
- a CDS encoding YSC84-related protein, producing the protein MSSKSFDRMSRRGFTLSLLAGAGVTAACGNGVGSNNGATIDARVDSTLNQMYNRYPNTQTLAAKSTGMLVMPLVTEAGFIFGGAYGRGALLINGATVDYYSTVKGNAGLQIGAQQYAHVLFFMTQDALSGFRRSSGWAAGADLEYVVRDDGNSISADTNTLTSPVLAAVFGQAGLRIGATLEGTKYTRIIP; encoded by the coding sequence ATGAGCAGCAAATCTTTTGACCGCATGTCACGTCGCGGATTCACCCTAAGCCTTTTGGCCGGAGCGGGCGTTACCGCCGCCTGCGGCAATGGCGTTGGCAGCAACAATGGGGCGACCATCGATGCCCGCGTCGATTCAACTCTGAATCAGATGTATAATCGCTACCCCAACACCCAGACCCTGGCGGCAAAATCCACCGGTATGCTGGTCATGCCGCTGGTGACAGAGGCAGGGTTTATTTTTGGCGGAGCCTATGGCCGCGGCGCCCTTCTGATCAATGGCGCCACCGTGGATTATTATTCGACCGTAAAAGGCAACGCGGGGCTGCAAATCGGCGCCCAGCAATATGCCCATGTTCTGTTCTTTATGACCCAGGATGCGCTGAGCGGGTTCCGTCGCTCGTCAGGCTGGGCCGCAGGCGCGGATCTTGAGTATGTTGTGCGCGATGACGGGAACTCCATCTCTGCCGATACAAACACGCTGACCTCGCCGGTTCTTGCGGCTGTCTTTGGTCAGGCCGGGCTGCGCATTGGCGCAACGCTGGAAGGCACAAAATACACCCGCATCATTCCCTAG
- a CDS encoding component of SufBCD complex, with protein sequence MSLFETLSEMIDLRSFSNLWYWIALAVMWSTLSHRILGAPFDMVHRARKYGGQAVQDLDDLVRINVNRMMFVVRSAGVWLLGLACFFLSALATLGFVLGMEIAQAVFLLVFPLSLVVLINLMTAQKVLQNEAQGEDLYKAMTTCRFLIQLLGMIFIFVTALWGMYQNLNIGPLGG encoded by the coding sequence TTGAGCTTGTTTGAAACCCTGTCCGAGATGATTGATCTGCGGTCTTTTTCCAATCTGTGGTATTGGATTGCCTTAGCGGTTATGTGGTCTACCCTTAGCCATCGCATTCTGGGCGCACCGTTTGACATGGTGCATCGGGCCCGCAAATACGGTGGGCAAGCGGTGCAGGACCTGGACGATCTGGTGCGTATCAACGTGAACCGTATGATGTTCGTGGTGCGATCCGCCGGGGTCTGGCTGCTCGGGCTTGCCTGTTTTTTCCTGTCTGCCTTGGCGACCCTTGGCTTCGTGCTGGGGATGGAGATCGCCCAGGCGGTGTTTTTGCTGGTGTTTCCGCTGTCGCTGGTCGTTCTGATTAATCTGATGACAGCACAGAAAGTTCTTCAAAATGAGGCACAGGGCGAAGACCTTTATAAAGCCATGACAACTTGCCGGTTTTTGATACAGCTTCTGGGTATGATTTTTATCTTTGTGACCGCGCTTTGGGGCATGTATCAAAACCTGAATATCGGTCCACTAGGTGGCTAA
- the hemB gene encoding porphobilinogen synthase, with amino-acid sequence MKPTVAPFPAARLRRTRVTPAIRGLVRQNTLTTDDLIWPVFVRDGEGIEEPVSSMPGVLRRSVDKIAEAAVEAQALGIPAICLFPYTDAALKTEDCAEAWSPDNLCNRAIRAIKGVAPDIAVMTDVALDPYNINGHDGYVVDGEILNDETVEALVKMSLAQAEAGADIIGPSDMMDGRIGAMRSALEAAGHRNVSILSYAAKYASGYYGPFRDAVGASGALQGDKKTYQMDPGNSDEALRLIERDLQEGADMVMVKPGIAYLDICYRVKSTFGTPTFAYQVSGEYAMIQAAAQNGWIDGEKVMLESLMAFKRAGCDGILSYFAPQTARILNG; translated from the coding sequence ATGAAGCCGACCGTCGCTCCCTTTCCCGCCGCCCGATTGCGCCGTACCCGGGTTACCCCTGCAATCAGAGGCTTGGTTCGACAGAACACCCTGACCACGGATGATCTGATCTGGCCGGTGTTTGTGCGCGATGGCGAAGGTATTGAGGAACCCGTGAGCTCGATGCCTGGCGTGCTGCGCCGCTCGGTCGACAAGATTGCCGAGGCCGCAGTGGAGGCACAGGCGCTGGGCATTCCGGCGATCTGTCTGTTTCCCTACACCGATGCCGCACTCAAGACAGAGGATTGCGCTGAGGCCTGGAGCCCGGACAATCTGTGCAATCGCGCTATCCGCGCCATCAAAGGGGTGGCGCCCGATATTGCGGTAATGACCGATGTGGCGCTCGACCCCTATAATATCAACGGCCATGATGGCTATGTGGTTGACGGTGAGATCCTCAATGATGAAACCGTTGAGGCCCTGGTCAAGATGAGCCTGGCCCAGGCAGAGGCCGGCGCGGATATCATCGGCCCCTCTGATATGATGGATGGCCGTATTGGCGCCATGCGCAGCGCCTTGGAAGCAGCCGGTCATCGCAATGTCTCGATCCTGTCCTATGCGGCAAAATACGCCTCGGGCTATTATGGCCCCTTCCGGGATGCGGTTGGCGCCTCAGGAGCGCTGCAGGGCGACAAAAAGACCTATCAGATGGATCCCGGCAACTCGGATGAGGCCCTGCGCCTGATCGAGCGCGACCTGCAGGAAGGCGCGGATATGGTGATGGTGAAGCCGGGAATTGCCTATCTGGACATCTGCTACCGGGTGAAATCCACCTTTGGCACACCAACCTTTGCCTATCAGGTCTCGGGTGAATACGCGATGATCCAGGCTGCGGCGCAAAATGGCTGGATCGACGGGGAAAAGGTCATGCTGGAAAGCCTGATGGCCTTTAAACGCGCCGGCTGTGATGGGATCCTCAGCTACTTTGCACCACAAACGGCCCGAATTCTTAACGGTTAG